Genomic window (Hippoglossus stenolepis isolate QCI-W04-F060 chromosome 11, HSTE1.2, whole genome shotgun sequence):
TTAGATTGTGTAAAATGTGCTTATGAAAATATAGTATTTTaaactgtgtgggtgtgatgaTCATACCTTTAGGAGTTTTACAGATGTATGGTCGATCATGCCATCTGCGACCCGATCGCCAAGTCCCATCTGAGGATCCGATACTTCCAAAGTCAGCATCGGGCTCACCTTCAGCCCAGTTGGTGTAGTCCAAGACGGTTTTATCCAACCACATCCATGTCCCTGTGCGCAACACAAACATATCCATATCATTATGTAGCTGTATCTGCTAGCTACACAaggcaacacaaataaaagaggtaaatggctttttagaaaataatgaatttgagcTACAATTCTGTTATTTTGGAGACTTCCTGGTTTAGCTCACTTTGATCAGCAGAACGGATTTTATGATTGGTTTGTCTAATTTATTTTGCCTAAACTGATTTTAGTTAGTAGAATCGTTTGAAATGATCTTTTTCTGAGTGTGTTAATACCTTTATGAGTTTTATACAGGCCGATCCAGAACGAGCTGTGGCTGTTGGCAAATATTTCCATGTTGCTTTGGAGGAATTGTTGCTCAGAGGGATCTTCAATGCTAGCCAGGATTccaccttcacaaaaaaagagtCAGATTCCAACAATTACTGAGTAAATATTGCAGCTTTTTCTCAGTCTATACTGGTGAGAGTGACATTCTCTCTGAATTGAGTGTCTCTTACCATGCCTTACACAACTGCTAGCTGCATCTGCCCATTCACTTTCCTCCgagacaaacaaataacagtAACCCCTGAATGGCAGCCAGGAAACGCTCGATTGGTACTCTCCACCGTCTTCAGGGCAAACTCCGGGGAATATGGTTGAATCTGTTGGTGCCACATCTGTGAggaacagagacagtgatgatGAGATCAACATATAACGCGATTTCTTACAGTGACATTCAATGTTGTGAACATAAAAAGCTTCATATACTGGAACTCTTGATCATTGTCATAGAACAACATGAGTATAATACCTCATGACAGTCACAGTTAAGGGATAGGTGAACAAGCAAACATCATTCTTATCTATACAGTTTGTAATTCAGAATTTACAATGTAATCCTGCACAGTTTGAGACTTCGTATGACTGGTGGACTGCATTAATTAATGTTTCTTGTCACTACGTACCTGTAGACTGAATACACACACTATTCATGGTCCGATTGCATAAAGCAGTCTTCCATTTTCCATCCAAGTCCATGTACACACAAGGTTGGTCCCTTATTGGTTCATCTTCAGCCCAGTGGGCGAAGTTCAAGTGCCAGCCATCAATATACCTAAAATAACCCCCAGTCTGGAAGCAGGTGTGGATCAAATTATTCAGCATGCTGCTAACATTCAACAACGTTTTTACTGCTGTTTGAAATACACTTCTATAAAGCACTAGCAACAGGTTAAACAAATGTAcagttttgtattattgttgtaGCAGAATAGTCATATGTCTTGTGGAGGTTTTATGCCGACTGTCATGAAGCTAAAAATCTTGCTTAATCAAATCTGCAATGATTTTACTGGAACTGAGAGTTTTTGTGCAATAGTACAGTAATTTCAGATGTTTGCAGCCTTGTACCTGCTGCTTGTTCAGTCCAATCCAAAGAGGAGCTTTGAGATTCATAGCCAGCAGTTCAACATAGGCCTGTGTCCATTCATTTCGCAGGTTAACCAGCTTGGCTTTTTCACCTTCACAATGTTTCTTGGCATCGTCCCAGGTCAGATTTTTAGTCACAGCCTTGATGCTGTCGTTTCCCAGAGCTACGTAGAAGTTAGGAACTACTGGTTCTGGTTGAGACGGGATATTTGGGTCTGTAGAGAGCAAGACAGAAATTAAGCGATTagcttatgttttcatataAGAATTTTGCCAATTATTTACAAAACTTTATATTACTAAGTAATAAAGTAAACCTTGACTTTTGGGGACGAAAGGTTCTGTATACCATTTGCACTTGGGGCCTCAATGTAAGACGTACTAtactaaaacaaaatgttgCATGATCAGTTTTTAAGCCATCatcacttttaaaacacagacgGGACGAACTCACCAAGATTTCGATGACAGACATAACCATTGGAGTCATTGCAAGACTTCATCACCCATGTCCCTGTCCCAATGGCAGAATTGTGGTTCATCACAACGCAGTCTTCCTGGTAAAGTACAGATGAGTGttacaaatttaaattttacTCCAACATGAAAATTTCAAATTAGCGTTTTTTGTCCTTGAAATGTTACCTCATTCCATCTCTGATAAAAGGTCCCAGGACGACGTCGATGTTTCTacaggagacattttttttaagtgaataCATCACCATGCtgttaaaaatacttttctaaTTTTTCAAGTACATCAATACTAAACTAAAAACTAGTGTTTCAATGCCATCTCTGGTTAAAAATGTGCTTCTTCTTCAATTGTTcaccttaaacacacacacaacctgtaATGATGCACTGACACACCCTGAAGCACATTTCTTCATCATTGCAGCAACATGAGAATTTAAGCCACTGTAGTTAAGAGAAAACAGGATTTATAGCTGGTAATGTACATGACAGTTTTACATATACTTACAGCATATCCCCAGTTCGTGTATCGCCTTGGCTTTCCATCCGTCCAGAAAAATCCCTCATGTTTTTTACTATTCAAACCTATCCACAGATCTGCAGTTGCTACTGTAGCCATTATAGGGATTAGAAATGctgaaaaatgtcaaaggtAGAAGTTAGGTAAGgttttttgtatctgttttcCAGTCAGAGTTAGAGGCCAGGTTCCGGTTAGCTGACaatggggttagggttagcaaaCCTAATAGAAGGGTACAATAACAATTTTGCAGGAATATGATTAATTAACAGCATAAGTCAAGATCCTTTTTCTAGTGTAGACTTTTCCCCCCCAATGAGTTATTTTCTCAGGTGTTTCCCAAAGGTCGAGAATGAACTTTCACTCTACATTGTACACTTGATTGTATATGATTGTGATCATCACAAATATATATAGCAGAAATGGACCAAACCTTGCACACGTCTTGTAGGAATAGAGACCAAATTTCCTCCAATGGTTATGCACAGTTTTCTTGCTTCTTCCCAGTTGATCCTCCGGCTATTGACACTATAACACTGCAGACAACAAATGAAGTAATTATTTGTCACTCTACAACCAATCGCTATGCTTTTTTGATTAAGCgtctgcattttttttccaccatcAAACTCTATTAAGGCTGACAGTGATTTCTAACCTTCGAGTCAAATTTCGTCCACTTAGGTGGGCAGCCGCCTACAGGAGGAACTGTGGGGGCCACGGTCGTGTTGGCAGGTGCTGAGCCTCCTCGTTTACAAATGGACTGGTACTCTTGGCCACAATTGTTAGAACGCCAGAAACCTGTGAGCACAGCAGAGATACAATGAGACACATTTCACTCTCAGTAGCATTTtacttgttatttatttatttcatttatatactATGATACCTTAAATTTGACTTTCTTGTATTTGTTATTTGCTCTGAAGCTCTCTTTAGATTGCTCACCCATAAAATAAGTCATAGATACACAGTTCTCATCAAAGGCTTCAACATTAGGTTGATTTTCGTCCCATTGTTGCACTGACAAGGAAGTACCATCCATCCACCTTTaagcacacacaaaaatgtattctgtACTCATGTAAACAATCACTTGACACCAGATCTTTTTATCCACAAACCCCATTCATGTAAATATCACGTCACCTTACTGAAGCTAAGGATGCACATGCTTTAATGTTACTGTGACTTTAATCCTTGAAAATTATATGGAGGCCCAAGAGTTTTCTCTGGGTTTAATTAATACTCACCAAAATGACCCGTCAAGATCCACAGACATACCAATATAATATTGCCCATAGCCTCTGGAtatctgtgaaaacacacacagaaatacacagaagctttaataaaaaaaatgcttgtTATTAAAatgccaaatttgaaagtgCTGTTTACCAAACCAACAAAATACTGACCTGTTTCCATAAGAAGACGTTTTCCTCTTTACTGCTGATAGAAACCAAGTCGCCATGCCTCTGCTGACAGTAGTGACGAGCATCTTCCATGGGCATTGGCATTCTGTTGATGAAATACTGACTCCCTTTCCACACAAGCCATCCATCTGAAGTGGTGTTGTAATCtgcaaagatttaaaaaaacattgataatttaagttttaaaatctgttttttcctcactctaTAATAAATAAGTAACCTTCCTACTGTATGTAGACAACATAAAAATGCATATTTCTAATGTTATTAAAAACTAGAGACAGAAAAAGTTTTCTGTCCAATCTAAAACCAACCATCTAAACCGCCTGCTATTGACAGGAAACATTGCAGCAATTCAAAATGCAAGCCACGTACAGTATCGCTTTAAgtaatctatttttaaaatagttttatgaATGAATACTAAGACCTACAGTCCACTGTAGGAAATGTTGTGCTACTAGccagaattatttttaaaagtgttcATGCAAGATGTTTTGTGGGTCTGTGGCTTTGCAATGTCAACTTACCCTTTAAAGTGCTATTTGGAGGGGGTTTTGGAATCAgtcctgcacagacacaaacagctgtcAATGTCAATCAAAATAAAGCTAAAACAAAGCTAACAAAGCTACCATTCTTATTACTACAGCActtattaatattcaatatgaCACTTGCTGAGCATTAGCAGGAATTGGGGATTTGATTGTCAGTTTGGTCCCCCATGGTTTGAGTTACTATGGATAACAGTATCTGGTTTAGTATAgcagtagtaaaaaaaaaagtatttgctttttaagtaaatatttgtgCACTGTAGAATTACAACATTCTTAAGCATTGTAGAAAACATACTAAAAGTCAAGGTGCTGACCTTCAactgaatatatatttgaaatttAAGTGCTTATACTCAGTAGATTTACTAGTTACACCAGTAAAATTTAGTGCAATCCAATACAACAGCTCTGCCATAAATTCAACAAAGataataatgttttcttttgatcCACACTGTCAGAGAGATATTAGGTtaattgtatgtttatttttggggttgttgtttcctttcttcAACATGTTTGAGTTCATGAAATATGTAGCATGTGGGAAGCTTAGTAGAATGGGAGAAGGCACAAAGTTTACAATTCATTTCCCTTCAGAAGAGACAAAATATAAGCATTCAGTTCATATTATTTCTCAACTGTACCTGTGCGGATCTGGCACAGCCAGTCATTGTAACTCTCACAGTTCACATCATTCCAGGACCCGGACTCATCCCAGTGATATATTCTGAATTCAGCACATGATTCTGCATTATTAAAGTTGTTAGGCTCTCCTTCCTGCCAGTGCTGGAAGTTTAActgtgaacaaaacaaacaaaaaatacatagTCATagtaaataagaataaaatgcaTATACAGAAAAAATGCTGAGATATGTTTGAGTTatgaaattagatttaaaaagcaTAAAACACAACTAACCGGAGATCCATCGCTCCATGTATAACCGGTGCTTGAATCCGGAACATTAAGCCCAATCCAGGCCTTTCCATGGCTACAGTacgataaaaaaaacacacatcaataATTTGACCATCTAACATTTGAAAAAGTGTGACATTCACTGCTGAAATAATGCTTTAgatcagaggtcttcaacagggggtccgcgacccctagggggtccgcggaggtactgcagggggttGCGGAATTTTTtgttgattagacaattttttatatttaaaaaaaaaaaatgtacacccaattttttttccacaaatttaaatgtctttgaatagacattaacatgaatccaacatattgtagcgaacagataaatggaggcagaagacgttatctttctgtgtattatttgaatagcttagtattgaatgcacaataacagggtagctatgtttatacatggcactcggcccagtttaatataaaacacaattttatacaatatatatagtagggggtccctgctccatctctccatcagttggGGGatccttggcctgaaaaacgttgaagacccctgctttAGATATCAGCGTTGTGTTCATCATCGAGttagaattgtttttaatcaactCATACCGTCCCACTAGTAGCTCCGCAGGGCTGTGGATGCTCAGCAGATCTCCTCCAATGGCCTGACAGTAATCCCTGGCCTCAAACCATGTCTTCTCAAATGATTGGGACCCTGTAAAAAACTTCAAGACAAGAAGGGCAGGTTGAAATTAAGTCCGCCAGATAAGGACAGTAGTATAGTGGAGGATTTAAATCGATTTAAGACTTGTCTACAGTAGCCTAACTTTTGTATTTAGCTGTTGATGTACCTTAGAGCACATGTTTCTTGTGCCCACTCGCATCCAACCTTCAGCACACTGAGGAGCAGTTTGAGTGGGTGGTGGAGCGGTTAAAACTGCCCCCTCGGCCAGGTGTTTGCAGATGTATTTTTCCTGGTTGGTGCAGGGCAGCAGATCCCAGAGTCCAGCAAAAATTCcagttgtcatggcaacacaaCCCTGTCGGTTACCTTGAGCGTTTGAttgaaaaatgatctaatgtcAATTATGGCGTTGCCGTAAATCTCTACTGACTAAAGATGGATTTCATATTTGTTCATACCTGGCATCTCGGCGTTCCAGTGTGTAAACGTCACAGAGTTTCTGTTGGTCCACACAAACTCATCAAGGTCTTTCTGGTTCGAGAGCCCAAGCCAGAAGTATTTCTCTGGTCTCAACCCCACCAAGCTGACAAGGAAGGCATTATCCACCCTGGAAATATTTACACAAGTTTATAGGTTTCTTGTGGGATTGAATTGTATGAAACAAACACTTGATGGCACTAGCATCACATGActcataaaaacaagaaaatgtcctACCCATTTGAAACATCAGCTAAGTAGGAGTCTGAGCTCTTGCAGCCATCTTTGGCTTCATCAAAGGTCTTTGTCTCAGCTCCTACAAAGTAGCAGTAGGAACCGTGTCTTTTCCAACCCTGTTGGAAATCAAGCTTGGATTAAACTGCGTTTAAGGGCTGAATATCCATTCTGTTGTTAAAGACATTGATCTGCAGTTCACCAGTgaaggttttttaaaacaatgataAAGTTGTTtcaagatttgttttattttaatctccTATGTTATCTGTAGATCTGTAAATTATGCAGAATTTACAGATGATGACTGAATCAACCAGTTACTTCttatattttaatttgagttttaaACACACCCTCTTTAGCCACATACTTTTGCATATAGCATGTAAACTTCACTCACCGCTTTGCAGCCAATGTCCAGATCTACTTCTTTTCCAGTGGGTTCAGTTTCACTCTGCTTCATACAGAAAAAACCGTGTTTCTCATCACACGAGCGATCGGCCCAGTTCCCTTTCTGAAAGAAGAAAGcaccattaaaacatatattgttttgatttactGGGTAGATAATCTACACACATTTAAACCTCATACATTAATGTTTAGATGTTTTTGGTGCAAATCTGTTGGTATTTACAAGAAGTGGGGACCACTTAATTTATTCTTCCAGCAATTTGGAAATCAGAAAACATTGATGAATTCAACAAAAGTAGTAAATTTGTTCTTATGCACAAATCAAGATCATGTCTGCGTGAAACTGTTTCatgaatgattttattttctcttggtTGGTACTGTGTTTAGAAACTTTTCTTACAGCCATGATGTGAGCTGACACTTCCCCCATGTATGATGTGTTCAGATACACATTTATGAATAGAAGGATTTATATGCACCATTATACCCACATAATGCTTTTTACCTCCCCCGTGATGAGAACACAGTCTTCTGTCTCAGAAGACACCGTAGGTTTCCCATACTGCCAGCTGGTGAAGCTGACTGTAGAGTGGTCACCCCAGTCAAACAGCCCCTCTGTCTTCCTGTCATTCAGTCCAATCCAAAGCTCATCGTTGGATGCTACAGACATGGACATCGAAGAGTTGTATATGCTTTTTACATCGTAATTGATAATTATTGGTTTAAATCATCCCACAGCAAAAAATGGACCAGCACAATTTTGATTGTTTGAGAACATTGGACTGTCTTCATACCCGTGGCCTCCTCACTTACCATATCCAAGTTGAGAGATGACAAAGCTTTGGTCCTCCACATTGCGGATGCTGACCAAGTCCCCTCGCTCTTTGCGGCACTCCCTCTGTGCATCTGACCATGTTTGTAAAGAACGCTGAAGGTGGAAGCAATGACCACTGTAGGGAATCCATGGGCTTGAACAAAATCCTTGCTCAACTGATGATTAAAAAAGAACATAGATAGAATACAAATATGAGGGATTGAATGACTGATCTTGTACAGTGAGCTTGTCACAACACAATTCCAGTAGCCAGAGGAGGGATGAATATTCTTGTGTACTTTGCGGTGGAGTGGGTGGGACCATGTCTTTGTAGCAGACATAGCCCAGTCTCTTCGCACAGGATGAACTTTGCCACATATGCTGCCCGGTAGTTTCCAGAAATCCACAGTTGTGTCCTGGATTCGGAAGTGGGTTTCcttcagaaggaaaaaaaagagatgatggTTTAACTTGAGTTTGCTTCTGTAGAGTAGTGGAGATTCACATACATTGTATCGTATCACTATTGCTTTGCTTGTATCCAATCTGAAATAGGTTATTAGATACGTCATTTCATGTAATTTCCAATGTATCCAATAGATATTAACTGAGTTATAAGATGATgatatggaaataaaatgtggaCAACACGTTATCCATATGGGTTTGCCTTGCTGAAAAAACGGATTTTATGCATTTTGAATGATCCACGGTCATTAAGGAAACTCCAGCTGagcattttaaatcttttttttctaactGGAGGGAAGACTTACCTTGATTCCATCTCAAGTAGCGGAAAGGCTTCCCATTGGACCACTGCCAGCCATGCTCTGGGTCCAGAACCACCCCGATCCAGAGTTTATGTTTCCCAGATCCTACCAGTGCTGTGTGTGGTAGAGAGGGACGGCAAAAAGGAAATGGACAGGGTAAAGAAATTGTTCCTCTTTTTCACactgttcctttttttgttgCGTAAAATAACAAATCCACAAAAAGACCGAAATCAGAGTCAAACGATCACAGGCCTGCGAATCTTGtctcttttatcattttgtgtgtttcaggcttTAGAAATCAAGAGACATGATCTTTGTGTCAGTGCagtaaaatgtgtcctgaaacACGGCaaactttaatatttatgttttttctttgttatgcTGTTCTCTCCATTCAAGTGAAAGGTAAAGTGTTTCCAACACAATGTGATGATTAAGGGTTCTTTAAATTAACAGGAATagatttaaagataattaaacTTGAGCCCATTGTGATATAACCAATTCTCAATCATTTGCGAACAAACCCCTCAATATCTGTTTCAGTAACAGTAAAAATCCACCGGGTGGCACCTTACCTGAGATGAAAGCCTGTTCGTTGGGATCTGCGACACTGACCAGGGTGGCGCCCTGTTGTTTGCAGCTGACTTCAGCCTGTGGCCATGTTAGTGCTGACTGAGTGTTGAGCTGGTAGTATGATCCTGTTACGAGGTTTTTCGCCCAGTGGTCCGTGACTGATCATTGATACAGAAATATGGCAAACGACAAGCTAGAGTTAGTCtaacatttaaatgaatcatCCAAAAGCaaccaaaaaatgtatatataattgCTTTGCATTAGGGGTCTGACAAAGTGGGGAGTTAAAAGTAGTCTTCCTAAAGATGCATATAATGCTTGCATATACAagattcattcattccttcCTACTCACTGTCGCAAGATTTCGGTCCTGAAAACAGTACTCACCAGAAGTTGGGCAGTATCCCCACTGTTCGTGTTCATATTTAGTTTCAACTGAACACCAAAGTCGCTTTTGTGAGGAGTCGTACGTAGTGCACTCCCCAAACCACCGGTCTTTGTACAGGAAGGGAAACATGCAGATCTTGCCAAACGCATTTCCGTCAATGGTATAAAGTTCTAAAAGAGAAAAATTTGAGTTTGGTCAAATAACATCTGCTTAAATTGCACTGTGACAAATGTTTCTGCATGGGTGTATTGTTTAGCCAATTTTTGAGGGCATACTTAATTCATTTGCTT
Coding sequences:
- the mrc1b gene encoding macrophage mannose receptor 1b, whose translation is MSAAVRLTRRMLTPRITLGAFVLFVLISHCSTANDAQFSLTNKATGFCLLKKFNRCLDIRWTTGNRLYAVTTKKCLGAQGTSVGSEVSLYDCDDKTDLQKWECKNNTLIALKGKELYIEVKADESIALSKSVGPNNHLTIPGTSSGACTRTHRELYTIDGNAFGKICMFPFLYKDRWFGECTTYDSSQKRLWCSVETKYEHEQWGYCPTSVTDHWAKNLVTGSYYQLNTQSALTWPQAEVSCKQQGATLVSVADPNEQAFISALVGSGKHKLWIGVVLDPEHGWQWSNGKPFRYLRWNQGNPLPNPGHNCGFLETTGQHMWQSSSCAKRLGYVCYKDMVPPTPPQIEQGFCSSPWIPYSGHCFHLQRSLQTWSDAQRECRKERGDLVSIRNVEDQSFVISQLGYASNDELWIGLNDRKTEGLFDWGDHSTVSFTSWQYGKPTVSSETEDCVLITGEKGNWADRSCDEKHGFFCMKQSETEPTGKEVDLDIGCKAGWKRHGSYCYFVGAETKTFDEAKDGCKSSDSYLADVSNGVDNAFLVSLVGLRPEKYFWLGLSNQKDLDEFVWTNRNSVTFTHWNAEMPGNRQGCVAMTTGIFAGLWDLLPCTNQEKYICKHLAEGAVLTAPPPTQTAPQCAEGWMRVGTRNMCSKFFTGSQSFEKTWFEARDYCQAIGGDLLSIHSPAELLVGRHGKAWIGLNVPDSSTGYTWSDGSPLNFQHWQEGEPNNFNNAESCAEFRIYHWDESGSWNDVNCESYNDWLCQIRTGLIPKPPPNSTLKDYNTTSDGWLVWKGSQYFINRMPMPMEDARHYCQQRHGDLVSISSKEENVFLWKQISRGYGQYYIGMSVDLDGSFWWMDGTSLSVQQWDENQPNVEAFDENCVSMTYFMGFWRSNNCGQEYQSICKRGGSAPANTTVAPTVPPVGGCPPKWTKFDSKCYSVNSRRINWEEARKLCITIGGNLVSIPTRRVQAFLIPIMATVATADLWIGLNSKKHEGFFWTDGKPRRYTNWGYAKHRRRPGTFYQRWNEEDCVVMNHNSAIGTGTWVMKSCNDSNGYVCHRNLDPNIPSQPEPVVPNFYVALGNDSIKAVTKNLTWDDAKKHCEGEKAKLVNLRNEWTQAYVELLAMNLKAPLWIGLNKQQTGGYFRYIDGWHLNFAHWAEDEPIRDQPCVYMDLDGKWKTALCNRTMNSVCIQSTDVAPTDSTIFPGVCPEDGGEYQSSVSWLPFRGYCYLFVSEESEWADAASSCVRHGGILASIEDPSEQQFLQSNMEIFANSHSSFWIGLYKTHKGTWMWLDKTVLDYTNWAEGEPDADFGSIGSSDGTWRSGRRWHDRPYICKTPKVMPTDPGTKPEPHGGPDPRSRVHTSLVVVLIIAIASSLIAIGFFIYKKSPRSLPAFDNPLYFNRERSQPDVVDTNKLIEKAEEENPEPIISL